A single genomic interval of Leptospira sp. WS60.C2 harbors:
- a CDS encoding methyl-accepting chemotaxis protein — MNLYKRYQRAFLLASQVFSLGVVVPIGIALILFYVDLSPTQIKTFIGATIIAALVSLLLPTFIFPKKMKSIKDGLLTLESQSEKNSETYTQVWDIIAKMPVLGAIVGTTQWLLAIPIVITPVLLLPDTSKSDGFYILCSLLLTALLNIILSFVLLEKASHIVLDDEIFQAEIQDRITPYYRNLRNTVPVMFSFMVMVLSIFLLIYSFNVNAKALEKAFSNQLYNFNQSNEAGINVYFEAVEGALKEVATAPAVKQALESRNYKLAIPALEKKYNDTQLLLENAFIASFDEGYPIVASGLPGGASVGYKLTSNPEVSDNLKASREGKPHVGIAVKSPFNGQIVIMITTPVVNTNGTVIGLVGMPFLVGKAMESFLKNVKIGSTGYSFLLDRESTMVYHPNPKYLMTSFKGTEFEELAKNAGETDSFRNPWEGSTFLLRRKVSSRYGIQFFSTIDLKEIEVESLSSLRGLTIISLIGSIVIALAIYFLFAARFRPMKTIGRVLQNVEVGDLRNKVKLESSDEFARLARGLNSTLKQITEVVGSNQAFSEDLASSAEQMSASLNMLSSNAQTQAASAEEISASIEEISAAVQNVDAQAEDQFRKVDFLKAKMAELSSLIEATGRQVGKASQDVNQISEEAKLGQASLDSMRNSISKISNSSEEIGSVIEIINTISEQINLLALNAAIEAARAGVYGRGFAVVADEIGKLAEKTAISINDIGELIQANEKEIESGRETIETTISLIQRIIKGVSSFNEMTDTIEKSTKDQLIINQKVGEEVDKVNEISQAIRLSMEEQKNAIGEVAQAIFSINDLTQGTAAGLEEMTATANGIANLAETLKRKINFFKIS; from the coding sequence ATGAATTTGTATAAACGTTATCAGCGAGCCTTCCTATTGGCATCCCAAGTATTTTCATTGGGGGTCGTTGTTCCAATTGGGATCGCACTCATTCTTTTTTATGTGGATTTAAGTCCAACTCAGATCAAAACCTTTATCGGTGCAACGATCATTGCGGCTCTTGTGAGTTTGTTGCTACCTACTTTTATTTTCCCAAAAAAAATGAAGTCAATCAAAGATGGACTTCTTACTTTGGAATCCCAATCGGAAAAAAATTCCGAAACATATACCCAAGTTTGGGATATCATTGCGAAAATGCCTGTTCTAGGCGCAATCGTTGGTACTACGCAGTGGTTACTTGCCATACCGATTGTCATCACACCTGTTTTACTTTTACCTGACACTAGTAAGTCCGATGGTTTCTATATCTTATGCAGTTTACTTCTAACTGCCTTACTGAACATAATCCTATCATTTGTTCTGTTAGAAAAAGCTTCCCATATCGTCCTGGATGATGAAATTTTTCAAGCCGAGATCCAAGACCGAATCACTCCTTATTACCGTAATTTACGAAACACAGTACCTGTGATGTTTTCTTTTATGGTGATGGTATTATCCATTTTTCTTTTGATTTATTCTTTTAATGTCAATGCAAAGGCCCTAGAAAAAGCCTTTTCAAACCAATTGTATAACTTCAACCAAAGTAATGAGGCAGGGATTAATGTTTATTTTGAAGCAGTTGAAGGCGCACTCAAGGAAGTGGCAACAGCACCTGCTGTAAAACAAGCATTAGAATCAAGAAATTACAAACTCGCTATTCCTGCTTTGGAAAAAAAATACAACGACACTCAGTTACTTCTTGAGAATGCATTCATTGCCTCATTTGACGAAGGTTATCCCATTGTTGCATCGGGCCTTCCAGGTGGTGCAAGTGTTGGTTACAAATTGACATCGAATCCAGAAGTTTCTGACAATCTCAAAGCTTCTAGAGAAGGAAAACCTCATGTGGGGATTGCCGTCAAATCACCGTTCAATGGTCAAATTGTCATCATGATCACAACTCCCGTTGTCAATACAAATGGAACCGTGATTGGACTTGTTGGGATGCCTTTTCTTGTGGGAAAGGCGATGGAGTCTTTCTTAAAAAATGTGAAAATTGGTTCTACTGGGTATTCTTTCTTACTCGATCGTGAGTCAACGATGGTTTACCATCCTAATCCCAAATACCTGATGACTAGCTTCAAAGGAACAGAGTTTGAGGAATTAGCAAAAAACGCAGGAGAAACTGATTCCTTTCGAAATCCATGGGAAGGTTCTACGTTTTTACTACGAAGAAAAGTCAGTTCCCGATACGGAATTCAGTTCTTTTCAACCATTGACTTAAAGGAAATCGAAGTGGAGAGTTTGTCTTCCCTTCGTGGTTTAACGATTATTAGTTTGATTGGATCGATTGTCATCGCACTCGCAATTTACTTTTTGTTCGCAGCAAGATTCCGACCTATGAAAACGATCGGACGTGTTTTACAAAATGTAGAAGTTGGTGATTTGCGAAATAAAGTGAAATTGGAATCATCTGATGAATTTGCAAGACTTGCTCGGGGTCTGAATTCCACTTTGAAACAAATCACGGAAGTTGTAGGATCTAACCAAGCATTTTCCGAAGATTTGGCATCATCCGCAGAACAAATGTCTGCATCCCTAAATATGTTGTCATCCAATGCACAAACCCAAGCGGCCTCTGCAGAAGAAATTTCTGCTTCTATCGAAGAGATTTCAGCGGCCGTACAGAATGTGGATGCACAAGCCGAAGACCAATTCCGCAAAGTGGATTTTCTAAAAGCAAAGATGGCAGAGCTTTCTAGTTTGATTGAAGCAACGGGAAGACAAGTGGGGAAAGCTTCTCAAGATGTGAATCAAATTTCTGAAGAAGCAAAACTCGGACAAGCATCACTAGATTCCATGAGAAATTCAATCTCCAAAATCAGCAATAGTTCGGAAGAAATTGGCAGTGTGATTGAAATCATCAATACAATCTCCGAACAAATCAACTTACTTGCGTTAAATGCGGCAATTGAAGCGGCACGGGCTGGTGTTTACGGACGAGGTTTTGCTGTGGTCGCAGATGAAATTGGAAAACTCGCAGAAAAGACAGCCATCTCCATCAACGACATTGGGGAACTCATCCAAGCCAACGAAAAGGAAATTGAAAGTGGAAGGGAAACCATCGAAACGACAATTTCACTCATCCAAAGGATCATCAAAGGTGTTAGTTCTTTTAACGAAATGACCGACACGATTGAAAAAAGCACAAAAGACCAACTCATCATCAACCAAAAGGTGGGGGAAGAGGTGGACAAAGTGAATGAAATCAGCCAGGCAATTCGATTGTCTATGGAAGAACAAAAAAATGCCATCGGGGAAGTCGCCCAAGCGATTTTTAGTATTAATGATCTCACACAAGGTACCGCAGCAGGTCTAGAAGAAATGACTGCCACTGCCAATGGGATTGCAAACTTAGCGGAAACCCTAAAAAGGAAGATCAATTTCTTTAAAATTTCCTAA
- a CDS encoding DMT family transporter encodes MKENTQAEWKGVVFVLLGALLFSAKAVVVKLTYRYEISAIGSLFFRMFFAFPFLVWMAWSAEKDTNKTTLTKRDYWNVLIMGVVGYYLASLFDFLGLKYISAGLERIILFIYPTLVVILSFFFLKKKIHTREVFSLILTYTGVFLAYGQDVQMGSAKDVSLGAFFILLSALTYAIYLMGSGSIIPRLGARKFTAWALIISSIVVFLHFLVFGKYEELIQPWSFYPLAFMLGTIHTVVPAALVSEGIKRVGSKTAAIVGSVGPMSTLFLAYWLLDEPITILHSIGTLFVLTGVFWISTAKKPKEVSV; translated from the coding sequence GTGAAAGAAAATACGCAAGCTGAATGGAAAGGAGTCGTGTTTGTTCTTCTTGGTGCGTTACTTTTTAGCGCAAAAGCTGTTGTTGTCAAATTGACGTATCGATATGAAATTTCTGCGATTGGATCTTTGTTTTTTCGAATGTTCTTTGCCTTTCCATTTTTAGTTTGGATGGCATGGTCTGCCGAAAAAGATACGAACAAAACCACCTTAACCAAAAGAGATTATTGGAACGTCCTAATCATGGGAGTTGTTGGCTATTATTTGGCGAGTTTATTTGATTTTTTAGGACTCAAATACATTAGTGCAGGCCTTGAACGAATCATTCTTTTTATCTATCCAACTCTCGTTGTGATTCTATCATTTTTCTTTTTAAAAAAGAAAATCCATACAAGAGAAGTGTTTTCTCTCATTCTCACATACACGGGAGTTTTTTTAGCCTATGGACAAGATGTTCAAATGGGTTCCGCCAAGGATGTCAGTTTGGGTGCATTTTTTATTTTGTTGTCTGCGCTCACATATGCTATTTATCTTATGGGCAGTGGTTCCATCATTCCAAGGTTAGGTGCTAGGAAGTTTACCGCTTGGGCTCTCATCATCTCATCGATCGTTGTTTTTTTGCACTTCTTGGTCTTTGGCAAATACGAAGAACTCATTCAACCATGGTCATTTTATCCTTTGGCATTTATGTTAGGAACGATTCATACAGTGGTTCCCGCAGCACTTGTTTCAGAGGGGATCAAACGAGTTGGTAGCAAAACAGCTGCTATTGTAGGTTCTGTTGGACCAATGTCGACATTGTTTTTAGCCTATTGGCTTTTGGACGAACCCATCACCATTCTCCATAGTATAGGTACCTTATTTGTACTTACGGGAGTTTTTTGGATTAGTACGGCAAAAAAACCGAAAGAAGTCTCCGTTTGA
- a CDS encoding TIGR04454 family lipoprotein, translating into MKKSLILALALGLLVANCKSKVYSQEECESALASTFSQIEEEAKKNPAAAPVLAGLQQGKQKMIDQCMEGKFDPNCLKNAPGIAGIMGCVKK; encoded by the coding sequence ATGAAAAAATCTCTCATCCTTGCGCTCGCTCTCGGGCTTTTGGTGGCAAATTGTAAGTCCAAAGTGTATTCCCAAGAAGAGTGCGAATCTGCCCTTGCTAGCACATTCTCGCAAATTGAAGAAGAAGCGAAAAAGAACCCAGCGGCAGCTCCCGTTCTTGCAGGTTTACAACAAGGCAAACAAAAAATGATCGACCAATGTATGGAAGGAAAATTTGATCCAAACTGCTTAAAAAATGCTCCAGGAATCGCTGGCATTATGGGCTGTGTAAAAAAATAA
- a CDS encoding VOC family protein: MIHHIAIGSPNPSHLASFYRRLPEANFLKEHKYESGEVRSVWIQLGSVILMLEDGKQEAPKNLVFTLKESKRTEWKEFLASVPILHKTEYTLYFADPDGNGLGLSSYPEKLTLFSEMS; this comes from the coding sequence ATGATCCACCATATTGCCATAGGAAGCCCCAATCCGAGCCATTTGGCGAGTTTTTACCGTCGATTACCAGAAGCGAACTTTCTTAAGGAACACAAATATGAATCGGGAGAGGTACGATCTGTGTGGATCCAGCTCGGTTCCGTTATTTTAATGTTAGAAGATGGCAAACAAGAGGCACCTAAAAACCTAGTATTTACACTCAAAGAGTCCAAACGAACCGAGTGGAAAGAGTTTTTAGCTTCCGTTCCCATCCTCCACAAAACTGAGTATACCCTATATTTTGCGGATCCCGATGGGAATGGTCTCGGTCTCAGCTCCTATCCCGAAAAACTTACTTTATTCTCAGAAATGAGTTGA